Genomic DNA from Syntrophales bacterium:
CGGTGTGTTCTCCCATGAGAGGTGCTGGCGCGTATACTTGACCTGGTGTTTCAGTCATTTTGAAAGGTGAACCAGCGATCTTTATATTCCCGGGGCCCGGCTGGTTAATGGCAACAATCATACCTCTGAAGTTAATAGCCGCATCGTTCACGACACTGTCTATTGTATTCACCGGTGAGTAGGGAAGGTTGAACCTTTCAAAGAGTTCAGACCATTCTTCAAATGTCTTTGTGATAAATATATTTCCCAAAATGCTGGTCAGTTCTTCCCGATTTTCAGTTCTCATTCTGTTTGTTCTGAATCTGGGGTGATCTATGAGATCCTCTCTCCCTAACATGCTGCACAGTTGTGACCAGAGATTATCATTACCTATGGGTACGATGATCCACTTGTTCTTTGTTTTGAAGGCCTGGAAAGGTGTGATTGTTGGGTGCATTGATCCCATTGGTTTTGGAATTTCTCCGGTTACGGTGTAGCGAACAATGGCATTCTCCAGGGTATACACCAGACTATCAACCATAGATATGTCTATCTTTTGTCCTTTGCCCGTTCTGTTTCTGTAGAGTAATGCGGCAAGTATGGCTATAGCGCATTGATGCCCTGCCATAATGTCGCCAATTGAGGTTCCTGCTCGGCAAGGAGGGCCCCCTTCGGGACCCGTTATGCTCATGAGCCCGCTGTACGCCTGGGCGACTAAATCATAGGCTGGTCTGTTTCGGTAATCTGGAAGAGTATTGTGGCCGAAACCGGAAATGGCGGCGTATATTATGGAGGGGTTTATTTTTCTCACATCTTCGTACCCAAAACCGAGTTTTTCCATCGTTCCAGGTCTAAAATTTTCCAGTACTACGTCGGAACGTTTTATAAGATCTGATAGTATCTCCTTTCCCTCTTCTTTTTTTAAATCGACGACAATACTTTTTTTGTTACGATTGATGCTTATGAAATATGCGCTGTGTTTTCCAATGAACGGACCGAATTCCCTGGCATCGTCGCCATTCGGAGGTTCTACATGAATTACCTCCGCACCCAGGTCGCCAAGGATCATTGAGGCGGTAGGACCGGCAAGGACGTGACTCAAATCGCATATCCGTACGTCTTGTAGTGCTTTCTTCAAGGAAACCTCCCTCTTGAATTTGTTTCCTTAATTTCTCACGAAAGAATTATCGATTTTTTTTTGGAAAGTCCAGGAGTAATCGGCGTGTGAGACGAAAATTTCATTCTTTACATTGCCTTGAATTTTGATTTTAAATCGTGCAATAAGTTTCCTTATATGGAGGTGATTTCAAAATATGCCGCATGATTGTCCTTCACCGGAATTCAAACCTGGTGATTTTTACGAAGGGTTTCTTGTTAAAAGGGTGGAATTGATCTCTCATCTTAGGATTACCGCCTATGAGATGGAGTATGTGCCTACGGGAACGGAGATTTTACATTTGCACTGTAACGACAGAGAGAATCTCTTCGCCATTACCTTTCTTACCCCGCCTCCGGACTCCTCGGGGTTACCGCATATATTGGAGCATTCTGTTCTCGCCGGTTCGCAAAATTTTCCCGTAAAGGATGCTTTCAACGAGCTTTTAAAGGGTAGTCTCCAGACGTTTCTCAACGCATTCACTTACCCTGATAGGACCATTTACCCCGTTGCCAGTACTAACAAAGTGGATTTTTATAATCTTGTCCGCGTGTATATGGATCTAGTTCTTAGACCTCGTCTTTTGGAGGAAACGTTTTGGCAGGAAGGCTACCATCTAGAACCTTACGATGAGCCGGGGAAAGGGCGTAGTTATACAATATCCGGTGTAGTTTATAATGAGATGAAAGGTGCGTATTCATCACCTAATAACTTGATGTACAAGGTTATTCAGGAGGGGATATTTCCTGATACTGTCTACCGCTTTGACGCCGGTGGCCATCCGGAGCACATTCCCTCACTTACATATGAGAGTTTTAAGAAATTTCACACCGCTTATTATACACCGTCTAATGCTCGAATTTTCCTGTACGGTGACATATCTCCAAAGGCGCATATGGAATTTTTTTCGGGTATGGTACGGAGATTCGAACGGGTACAGGCAAACATTGCAGTGAATCCGCAGCCACGATGGAATAGCCCCCGTTATTTAAAAGCGTATTTCCCCATTGGGAGGGATGAGGATCCAAAAGAGAAATCAATTGTGAACTGTACCTGGTTGCTTTGTGATGTTACAGACGAGGAGACGGTTCTTGCGCTTAAAGTAGTGGCTGGTTGTCTTGTTGGTACATCGGCAGGACCTCTTAGAAAAGCTCTAATTGATTCTCGTCTCGGTCACGACCTCTCCCCTGCTACGGGTATGGAATGTGATTATCGACAACCTGTTTTTACAGTGGGACTAAGGGGTACTGAGGACAACCGGGATAGGGAGATTGAAGCGTTGATTCTGGAGACACTGGATAAGGTGTGGAGGGAAGGACTGGATAGGAAGATTGTTGAGGGCATACTGCATCAGGTAGAATTTAGAGGACGGGAGATTGTTCGGGCGGAGTATCCTTATGGATTGATTCTGATGAATAGAGTCCTTCAGAGCTGGATATACGGAGGTGATCCTATAAGAAGTTTGAACTTTGCAGGACTGATAACGAGATTGAGAAAGAGATGGGAAGATAACCCCAGAGTTTTTGAAGAGGCTATAAAGGAGTGGTTGATAGACAATCCCCATAGGTTGCTCTCAGTGATGGTTCCTGACCCTGACTACCTTATGCGAAGAGAGGATAGGGATCGTCGGGTTATCGAGGAGAAGATCAGTGGTATATCCGAGAAAGAGGAGCAGGAGATTATTAATCGTGCCCAGTATCTCAAAGAATTTCAATCCATGCCTGATCCACCGGAAGCACTTAGAACGATACCGCGTTTGCGTCGCCTGGATCTTGATAGATATGGTGAGAACATACCTAAAGAAGTGAAAATTATAGAGGATGTAGCTGTCCTTTGTCATGACCAGTTCACGAATGGGATAGCTTACATTGATCTTGTATTTGATGTTGGTTCAGTCGTGGAGGATTGTCATGTTGTACTTCCTTTTCTTTGCCAGTTGATGGCGAATATGGGAGCTGCTGGTCTAAGTTACGACGAAATGGCCAAAAGAATTGCCCTTAGAACTGGTGGTATTACTTGTCGGTTGGTCTCGGGTATGGTTAGAGGTGAAGGTAATCTTTGGCAGAAAATGGTCATAAGAGTGAAAACACTAAATAGAAACATTAAGGAGACTATGGAGATTATTTCCGATGTTCTCTTCAGAGGGGATTTTTCCGATGTGAAAAGGGCAGGTGACTTGTTGGTCGAGAAGAGGAATAGTCTATACAATGCGGTGGTTCCTTCCGGCCATATATTTGCCCGACGGGTCGCTGCTGAGTCTCTCTCCCCAGCGGCATACCGAGACGAACAGTGGTATGGTCTTAAGCAGCTTGCTTACCTTACTGAGATTATACGTGGGAAGAAGATTCTGGAAGAGAATTACCTGGAAAGTCTCGCCCGTTTGAAGGAACACATTATGAACAGAACCGGTTTAACCATTGTCCTAACGGCTGAGGAAACAGGACTTAATCAGCTCTTTGGCAATGTGGGATTTTTGATAGAGTCCCTACCTAAGGGTTCATTGATGGAAGAATCTGTTCGTCTGCCTGAGTTACCTGATTTCATAGGTGTTGTTGTTCCAGCAGAAGTGGCATACGTAGCGAAGGTATGGGGAGCTCCCGTTTATGGTCATCATTTGTGTGCTCCCCTGATGGTGGCAGCCCGTTATCTCTCCAACGGTTTTATGTATAAAAAAGTCAGGGTGCAGGGTGGTGCCTATGGTGGACTATGCCAGTATGATCCTCTCCACGGGATCCTAGCATTTCTCTCCTATCGTGATCCCCATGTGAAGCGGACGCTTGATGTCTACGACGAAGCTTTGGCTTTTATAAGGAATGTTCTTCCTGAAGATGATGAGGTGGAAAAAGCGGTTATAGGAACAGTGGGGGCTTTGGATAGACCTTTGGATCCTGCAGGTCGGGCCTGGGTTTCAATGGTTCGTCATTTTTCTGCAATTACGGACGAATATCGTCAAGAACTCAGGGAAGAGATCATCCGTGTGGATGGGAAAAGAATACGAGAAGCCGGCGAAGAGTTTTTCTCTTTATCCCTCCATAAAGGTCGAGTAGCTGTTTTTGCTGGGGAAGAAAAACTACTTCAAACTAAAGAAGGTATTGAAGATATGGTTATTCGGCCCCTAGTCGAAGATATGAAGATCTGTTGAGGTGCAATATGTCTAAACATATGTCGTTTATGTTCGTTGTTCTGTCCGTGATTGTGTTTTTCCTTTCAGGATGCACTAGTGGGAGATACGGTGATATCATTCCCGATGAGAAAGTGGATAGGGATTTCAGTGCGTATGTAATGGACGCTGACTATAACTATTACTACAGTGGGCCTGATGTATATCCCAATGTTATTATCGGTGTTAAGAAAGGTCTTGTTTTAGCACCTGACCTCTGGAAACCTTTAAGAGGTGATCAGAAACAGTTTCGCGAGGTTATTCAGGATATGCAGTCTAAGGCCCGCGAGTATGGAGAAAGTGTCTTTGGTTCTGTCATCAGGGATCATCAGGGGAGGACTGTGGGCGTTTGGTATTCCATTCTTCGCGCAATAACGTTTTGCGAAATTAAGGGGGATAAAACGATTGTCGTTTACCCCCCCAATCTTGTCATTTTCCAGAGTGATGGAGCTGGTTTCGCCCCCACCGACAGGGACAAATAATTTGCCGGCAGTATTACTAAAGTATTTCGTATATTTTGTTTATAGCTTCATTGACTTTTTCTCCGTTAGGTCCTCCAGCCTGGGCCATCTCGGGGCGTCCTCCCCCGCTTCCTCCAACAATGGGAGCTACTTTTTTAACAATTTCTCCTGCTGAATAGCGATTGGTAAGGTCCTTAGTAACCATACAGAGGATCATTGCTTTTCCTTCAACAACGCTTCCAAGGAGTATGATGCCGGAACGCATTCGGTCACGCAGTTTATCTCCCAGGTCTCTCAGGGTTTTCACATCGGGGGCGTTTACCACGCTGGCTAGTACTCGAACACCTTTGACATCCTTTATTTGGTTTACCAGTTCAGCGGAATCTTTGGCCGCTAATTTGCTCTTTAGGATTTCAATTTCTTTCTCAAGTTCTCGCTGATGGCATTGAATTTTTTCCACTCGGTCAGCAATCTCCAGAGGATTTGCTTTGATCAAATTGGCCACCTTTTTTAACTCACCTTCTACTTTCCGGAAGTATTTGATAGCCTCTTCCCCGGTTAGGGCTTCTATTCGGCGAACACCCGCAGCGATGGATGATTCACTTATTATCTTCAGGGCTCCTATGTCACCGGTTCGGTTGACATGCGTTCCGCCGCAGAGCTCCATACTGATATCACCCATCTTTACGAGTCGTACTAAGTCCCCGTATTTCTCATCGAAAACGGCAGCAGCGCCCGTTTTGAATGCTTCTTCTTTGGGAAGTACTTGCGTTACAACTTCCACATTCTGGCGGATGTATTCGTTTGCTAAGAGTTCTATTTTTTCCAGCTCTTCCTCATCTATTTTTGAAAAATGCGTAAAATCAAAGCGAAGTCGTTCGGGATTAACTAGAGACCCCGATTGCTTTACATGTTCCCCTAGTACCTTTCTCAGGGCAGCATTTAGAATGTGGGTACCCGAATGGTTCGCCTCTATGGCTCTCCTACGTTTTTCATCCACCTTGAGTTCTGCTGCATCTCCCACACGGATGTCGCCCTTTCTCACCTTTCCTATATGGGTGATGAGAGTATCAAGTGGCCACTGAGTGTCCCACACTTCGAAGAGGAAATGTTCACCTTTTATAATGCCTGTGTCCCCTATTTGGCCACCTTTTTCTCCATAAAACGGAGTTTCGGTAACGAATATTTCTACATTTTCTCCTTCCCTAGCTTCATAGACTTCCTGATCGTCTTTTAGGATGGCAATTATCGGGGATGTAGCTTCAGTAACACCGTGATAGCCTACAAACTCTGTGGTGACGCCTTTAAGAGAGAGACGTTTGTACGATTCTGCCACTGCTTCTGCCCCGCTTCCTTTCCACGACTCTCGGGCTTTTTCCCTCTGGGCTTCCATACACCGCTCGAAACCTTCCATATCGAGTGTGAGATTGTCCTTTCGGACTATATCGTCTGTTAAGTCTACTGGGAACCCATAAGTGTCGTACAGCTTGAATATAAGTTCACCGGGGATTACAGTTTTGCCTTCTTTCTTGAGGACAGAAACTTCCTCAGCGAGCAATCTCATCCCGGTGCCGAGTGTTTCCAAGAAACGTTGCTCCTCATTCACTACAACCTTTCCTATATATTTTTCTTTACCGATGAGGTCGGGGTAAGCGTCTTTCATTATTTCTATAACAGTGGGTACAATCTCGTGCAAAAACGGTCGATCCATGCTGAGGAGTTTACCGTGCCTTGCCGCCCGGCGGAGTATTCTTCTTAGCACATATCCTCTTCCCTCGTTGCTGGGTAGGCATCCATCGTTTATAAGAAATGTTATAGCTCTTATGTGGTCAGCAATTACCCTTATGGAAACGTCGTTATCGGGTTCTTTTCCGTATGGTTTGCCTGTTATTTCTGAAATAGTTCTAATAATGGGTGTGAATAGATCTGTCTCGTAGTTACTGGTTACTCCCTGAACAACAGCGGCAAGCCGCTCCAAACCCATACCTGTATCGATGTTTGGTTTGGGGAGAGGATGGAAGTTACCTTCTCTGTCGCGATCAAACTGGGTAAACACGTGATTCCACAGTTCTAAGTAACGATCGCAGTCGCATTCTACTGAACAGTCTGGACGCCCACAACCTACACCTGGTCCTTGGTCATAAATTATTTCAGAACATGGACCACATGGGCCAGTATCACCCATCATCCAGAAATTGCTGTCCATTCCCATACGTACTATTCGTGTCGCTGGTACACCGATTTCCTTTTCCCATATCTCGAATGCCTCGTCGTCATCTTTGTATATGGTTACCCATAGCCTATCAGGTGGAAGTCCCATGACTTCGGTTAAGAACTCCCATCCCCAGGTTATTGATTCTCTTTTGAAATAATCTCCAAATGAGAAATTTCCTAGCATCTCAAAGAAGGTGTGATGACGGGCAGTGTAACCCACATTTTCCAGATCGTTATGTTTTCCTCCTGCACGAACGCATTTCTGTGAGCTGGCAG
This window encodes:
- a CDS encoding CoA transferase, whose protein sequence is MKKALQDVRICDLSHVLAGPTASMILGDLGAEVIHVEPPNGDDAREFGPFIGKHSAYFISINRNKKSIVVDLKKEEGKEILSDLIKRSDVVLENFRPGTMEKLGFGYEDVRKINPSIIYAAISGFGHNTLPDYRNRPAYDLVAQAYSGLMSITGPEGGPPCRAGTSIGDIMAGHQCAIAILAALLYRNRTGKGQKIDISMVDSLVYTLENAIVRYTVTGEIPKPMGSMHPTITPFQAFKTKNKWIIVPIGNDNLWSQLCSMLGREDLIDHPRFRTNRMRTENREELTSILGNIFITKTFEEWSELFERFNLPYSPVNTIDSVVNDAAINFRGMIVAINQPGPGNIKIAGSPFKMTETPGQVYAPAPLMGEHTVEILKNVLKYPEERIVKLREKGVIFTHEDLAGVDTTE
- a CDS encoding insulinase family protein, with product MPHDCPSPEFKPGDFYEGFLVKRVELISHLRITAYEMEYVPTGTEILHLHCNDRENLFAITFLTPPPDSSGLPHILEHSVLAGSQNFPVKDAFNELLKGSLQTFLNAFTYPDRTIYPVASTNKVDFYNLVRVYMDLVLRPRLLEETFWQEGYHLEPYDEPGKGRSYTISGVVYNEMKGAYSSPNNLMYKVIQEGIFPDTVYRFDAGGHPEHIPSLTYESFKKFHTAYYTPSNARIFLYGDISPKAHMEFFSGMVRRFERVQANIAVNPQPRWNSPRYLKAYFPIGRDEDPKEKSIVNCTWLLCDVTDEETVLALKVVAGCLVGTSAGPLRKALIDSRLGHDLSPATGMECDYRQPVFTVGLRGTEDNRDREIEALILETLDKVWREGLDRKIVEGILHQVEFRGREIVRAEYPYGLILMNRVLQSWIYGGDPIRSLNFAGLITRLRKRWEDNPRVFEEAIKEWLIDNPHRLLSVMVPDPDYLMRREDRDRRVIEEKISGISEKEEQEIINRAQYLKEFQSMPDPPEALRTIPRLRRLDLDRYGENIPKEVKIIEDVAVLCHDQFTNGIAYIDLVFDVGSVVEDCHVVLPFLCQLMANMGAAGLSYDEMAKRIALRTGGITCRLVSGMVRGEGNLWQKMVIRVKTLNRNIKETMEIISDVLFRGDFSDVKRAGDLLVEKRNSLYNAVVPSGHIFARRVAAESLSPAAYRDEQWYGLKQLAYLTEIIRGKKILEENYLESLARLKEHIMNRTGLTIVLTAEETGLNQLFGNVGFLIESLPKGSLMEESVRLPELPDFIGVVVPAEVAYVAKVWGAPVYGHHLCAPLMVAARYLSNGFMYKKVRVQGGAYGGLCQYDPLHGILAFLSYRDPHVKRTLDVYDEALAFIRNVLPEDDEVEKAVIGTVGALDRPLDPAGRAWVSMVRHFSAITDEYRQELREEIIRVDGKRIREAGEEFFSLSLHKGRVAVFAGEEKLLQTKEGIEDMVIRPLVEDMKIC
- the alaS gene encoding alanine--tRNA ligase; amino-acid sequence: MAMTSAEIREKFLQFFKERGHTIVESSSLIPRDDPSLLFTNAGMVQFKNLFLGLEDRGYTRAASSQKCVRAGGKHNDLENVGYTARHHTFFEMLGNFSFGDYFKRESITWGWEFLTEVMGLPPDRLWVTIYKDDDEAFEIWEKEIGVPATRIVRMGMDSNFWMMGDTGPCGPCSEIIYDQGPGVGCGRPDCSVECDCDRYLELWNHVFTQFDRDREGNFHPLPKPNIDTGMGLERLAAVVQGVTSNYETDLFTPIIRTISEITGKPYGKEPDNDVSIRVIADHIRAITFLINDGCLPSNEGRGYVLRRILRRAARHGKLLSMDRPFLHEIVPTVIEIMKDAYPDLIGKEKYIGKVVVNEEQRFLETLGTGMRLLAEEVSVLKKEGKTVIPGELIFKLYDTYGFPVDLTDDIVRKDNLTLDMEGFERCMEAQREKARESWKGSGAEAVAESYKRLSLKGVTTEFVGYHGVTEATSPIIAILKDDQEVYEAREGENVEIFVTETPFYGEKGGQIGDTGIIKGEHFLFEVWDTQWPLDTLITHIGKVRKGDIRVGDAAELKVDEKRRRAIEANHSGTHILNAALRKVLGEHVKQSGSLVNPERLRFDFTHFSKIDEEELEKIELLANEYIRQNVEVVTQVLPKEEAFKTGAAAVFDEKYGDLVRLVKMGDISMELCGGTHVNRTGDIGALKIISESSIAAGVRRIEALTGEEAIKYFRKVEGELKKVANLIKANPLEIADRVEKIQCHQRELEKEIEILKSKLAAKDSAELVNQIKDVKGVRVLASVVNAPDVKTLRDLGDKLRDRMRSGIILLGSVVEGKAMILCMVTKDLTNRYSAGEIVKKVAPIVGGSGGGRPEMAQAGGPNGEKVNEAINKIYEIL